CCAGGAAAGTGGCAGAAAAATGCTTGCCACTGCCCACAATCCCTGTCCAGCCAAACCCCTGCCCCTTCTCCACTAACCCAAGAGTTACCAGGTTCCTTTTTACCATCAATTCATATTTGTATCTCATTTTCATTCTTACTGAAAAGCCAGTGTCTTCTAGGTTGAAAGGAAAAGCTTTGAACCCCAAGATATACCTCACATCTCAACCTGTTATCAACCAAAATTCCAAACTGCATCAGGGAAATGAGCATTACAAGCAGCGTGTTTGTAGAACATGGCCAAGAGCTGAATTATAGGAAACACTAAGGAATCCGTTTCTCATTCAGTTCTCACTTGATTTTCAGAACATATTTTTAGTAGGCAAGGCTCACAGGACCACCTTGCTCTAATAAACAAAACGAAGGGATTTACCTAAAGTAATGAAACCAGTGCATCACTGAGAAGGAAGCCAGGCCTCCTAATCAGGCTGGCACTGATTGCAGGGAGAAGCTCTCTAAGGGATGCCTATGGCTGGGTAGCACTAGAATTCATTATGCCCTTCTGGCAACTAACACGAATACCATGAATAGTCCTAAGCCCATTTATAAAGCACTGCCCTTTCTGAGTATTCTCTAagatgatcctcacaacagccccatGAGGTAGATGCTATCGCCATTcccgttttacagataagggaaaaaGTGAacacaggtgaagtgacttgcccagggtcacacagctaggaagggtcaggAAGGCAGCCTTAACCCCAgctttcctgaatccaagcccagcattctgcCCATTGTGCTATCCAGCTATATTAAAGTCTGATGAGTTTTCAGGACCACAGCCAAGTGTGTACTgcaagaaaggagggagagaattactAGAGAGGCAATGTGATTTAACAGAGAGCTGATCATCTAACACTAGGGAGCCATTGAACACAAGTCTGAAACTCTCTGGAATTCAATTTACTTGTTtataaaattggaatactaaCAGCAGGAGTTGTTCtgattcattgttgttgtttttcttttttttagtctccaagtagtagtagtagtagtagtagtagtagtagtagtagtagtagtagtagtagtagtagtagtagtagtagtagtagtctctcggtaaccgaggatgactttgcttttgtgcgttttcatctgttTTTTTAGTCTCCAAGTACtaagcaaattattttaaaagaacccattttacatttttctctcaAAATTAGAGGCAGAGAGATAATTGGGCTTCAGAAGCCAAAGGGCACACATGATTTTAAACATTTCTGACTAATTTGCAGTGAATGGCCTTGGTTCATAATATAGTAGTCTTGCTTACTGATCTATGAACTCCACACCAACTCCAAAAGCTTCTGCCATATAGCCAAGTGTCAGTGATCTGTATGACTCCAAGAGCTGGCTATACGCGTGGATTCTCATCTCTCGAACATAGTATCGATAATGAGGAGCAAAGAGCCAATCTTTTTTCATCTCCTGTTCAACGATCGCTGGAACAAAAAGAATCAGATATTGTAATAAGTCTAAGTGAAAAACAGGTACATGAAGCAAAAAAGGAGGCCCAGTACTTCTGATGACCTTCATGCCTGTTGGCTGACGGAGCAGCAGGAGGAGTATAAGACAGCAACCTGTGTTTAGTttggttggggaaaaaaaaggaggctCCGTGCTGACACTGTCTAAGCTTGTAAGAAATAAGCTAAAAGCATCTGTGGGTCCCAGAGCTCAGAACACACACTTCAGACCCAGCCTCCAAGATGAACCAAGTCTTACTAATGGGCAGCCTCCTCCAACTATTTGGATGAGAAGAACAAGACCAAGATCTGAACACTGTCTTGTTCCAATTCAACATTTTTACTTCATTCAAAGACTGGTTTCTCTGGTAGCTTAAGCAACTCAAAATTCTCTAATTCAGCTCCTGATTCTTACCTCCATGGAAACTAATGGCACAGTAGAGTCAAAGAGCATAACAGGAGGCTGAATTAGTGAGAATAAGAGGTAACATTTTGAGGTGCCTGGCAGGCAGCACATGAGAATAAAGTCTGTCTCCCTTGTCGATCAAAATCAAATAAGTCAAATTGGGATGAATCTCGTAAATTGGTTCAAACAAGTCACTCATTTGTCTGATGTCCTTTCACACTGCTCCTGGCAATCGGCCAATGATAGGGGACAGCTAAGATTCACTGCAACCAGAATCTTAGCTCTGGAAGGCACggagaaataattttctaaataaagaaaatgaggcccagagaggttaactTACTCacctcaagatcacacagttaatggCAGAGACAAAATGAGGCTCAGTGCTCTGTTAATTCTAATCATCCTACCTCTCAATAACATCTTGCCCACTGATAGCAATTAGAATTTCATGAAACCTGACAGCAAGGGAAGTGGCAAAATATAAAAACCAATGAAAACTAAGAAACACCACAGCATCTGAAGCTATTCGATAAAAGTAAAAATCCCCACACCATTATAAACTTTAAGGATGAACACTAtctggaggaagaaataaaactacttaatacaactacaaaataattttaccCCAAGTTAACACAATACATTGCTCAAATTCAATGAGATTCTTTGCTTTGAGACCTATATGAATACTATGCCTATGCTACAAACACAACAGATAAGTGGCTAAATTAATGTTTACTGATGGGtaatttttatagtattattCTTGAATATTATTTAAAACCTAACATGTTTCAAAGCAATATAGAAAGCCAGTCTCAGAATAAATCAGAGTTCCTTCAACCTCCCCACCAAGACTCAGgacttccccttttctttccctcaaaaGGCATATTAATAACCAGAATTCTCTCAATAATCTAATTGTGAGTCTACTGCCACTTCCTATGGGCTCCACAGTCTCTACTACATAAAAGTAGAACAAAGATTCCATAAAGATTCATAAAGAAAATTGCAAATTCAGGATTCTTTGGACCCGTCATCTTAAGGTGGCTGCTTATAGAATTAACTAATAGCAGAATGATGGTACATGACCAAAATCAGTAACTACATTCTTACCCAATGACTGGAAGAAGACTGAATAACGACATTCATATAGTGAAAAGAGGTACTGTCGAACTGTGGGCAGGCTGTGCAAGACTTCCAggatttctgctcctttaataACCTAAAAAGAGTAAAGCAAACTTATGCTTTACTGACCATCATTAGCTTTTTTTCAGATTTGAAGGGAAAGACattttacaaaatcttttaaaagcaggcattctcatttaccttttcccTGAGATCAGGTCTTTCTAAAGCAATCATGCTGACGTAGACAGTGTATGTTACAAATGTTTTGTAATCCATAAGTTCATAGGATGTAAATGTTGAAACGGTGTCAAGGAAGAGTTCAGCAGCCTGCTTAAAATCCCTAATAGCTACACAATAAAGACCTTGATACACCTTTAGACGATTTCTCCTGTCCCAGTCACCTCCTTCTTCTattaggcttaaaaaaaaaaattaagagattatAATCCACtaagagattttaaaaggagaaaataattaatagttcCACAATGGCTGCTAAAAGTTAAAATTTATGCCACCTAGTCTAATTAAGTGAGCACCTTGGAAAAAATATTGACTCTTAAAATACAGTATAAAACAAAGATAAGATTCCTTCTGACTACCAGTCAGAATCTTAATGGTATAAGTTTATTAAGCTTCTGTAGAAAAAGTGGGTTGGTCTCATGCTTCTGAGCCTTACTTTTATTAGTTTCATGTAAAAGAAAATAGGCAAGATTCCAGAAAGTGAGAGCTCCATAACCTCTTCTACACTCCCACCATCCCACTCCCTGCTTCCCAATAAAAGCATGGTCACTTTTTCAAACCATGACAGAAGAGTTGCTAGTTGCTAGATGGTAAACCCAATATAGCCTCCATGTCTAACTGATACCTTTTGGCTTTCTCAGTGTTTCGTGTGATGAGATCATTATCCATATAAAATAAGCCAATTCTTAGGAGGTAGAATACGATATCCAATCGGTGACCCAGAGCCACAGTTTTGTCATATGTCTTGCGAAAGGCAGTCAAAGCTCCTTCCTGTCAAATAGACCATTAATCTAAGGTTATAATCAAACACTGACTAGGCATGCATTATAAGAGCAAAAAATGAACAAGTTTATCATGACTTCAAAGTCAAAGATATCTTAACCACCGTGTATAATTCACAATTCTGACTGACTTTTTTTTCATACTCTCAGAATTCTCAAAATATGCTGTGTTGAAAAGTGATTCTTGAAAAATCACCAAACAAAGAGTTGGGTCACCAACATAACATTCCGGGGTAATGCAGATCAGACCTTTCCATCTCCGGGTCCCACAAAGACTGGTACATGGAATTTAAAGTGACACTTTCTTAATAGTTGTCTAGCTCTGTAAGACcaacattattgttgttatgcACAAAGCCCCAGACATGAACAGGGATTACCTATCTTACCCTTAAGTAAAAGGAAAGGGGGCTGCCGTTTTCTccaaaaaataatacttaaaacacatttttttaatgtattgtttctattttatggTCTTGACATAAACTATGAATTCATCATGAGAGAATATGGCAATGCCCTGGAAGAAGCACTGGACTTAAGAATCCAGGGTCTCTTGAGCTGGATTCCCAGCCCTGCCTCTTATAGCCAGGATGCCTCTGGCCAAGTCATGGACTGTCTGGGCATTGGTTTCCTCACTGACACAATAAAGGGATCAGGTTAGCTTACTGGGACAATCTTTGACTCATAGACTATTTCCACTACAATTATTTGAAACAATTTGGCCCTTACTAATTTATTTTGCTAACTTTTGCAAATACTCATAAGGCTTTATATTATATCCATCTCCTGCCCAAAGGTCTAAGTAAATTTTGAATAATATactaaatctcaaaataaaatggTATAGTTAAAATaattggatgggggggggggggttaaccAACACCTAAAACTGTCCACTTCCCAATAACCAGGTGTGAGTATGTCTCTATTTCTCTTAAAGTTTTCTTGTGTGAAACTTCTACCTCATCAACTTCCTATGTGCCATGAAGTTAATAATAGTCTTTCTACTCATTTCTTTCCAAAAAACTGTGTTGGACCCAAACAGATACCAGGTAAAATCACTTTCTTTCACACTGTAATATCCATATTCCAAGTGTTTTCAGACAGATCCCTATTTGCTAACACTCTTATTGGCATCATACACAAAAAAATTAGCCTGTGGCTCAAAGCAGATGCATATTTTCAGACAATCTGTTTTAAAAGATCACCAATTTTAAATGACAGAAGAAGGACCTTTTCACTGACCTTGTCTCCAATGCGACACAAGTACTCAGCCTTGGCCATCATCGCATCCCGGATTTCACTCTCCCCCaaatttttttctgcatcttctaGTTCATCATCCAAGCGTTTCAACTCTTCTTCATTTgccttcttcattttatttaacaGTTCGGTATCCATCTGCCAGTCAAGAGACTTACATAAGGCTTCATAATAAGGGGCCATATCTGAAAGGGGACAAGGGAGAAATTCATTAGGGATGCTGCTTATGGACTTCCAAACCCTAAAATCTAAAGATGTCCACTGCAAGGGAatgtggatttgaagtcagaagaccctgGTTCAAATCATGGCTGGTTCTGTCTCTACCTATATTCCCTTAAACATATCAACTTTCTTCTCCTCTATAAAAGGAGAAGATTAAACTGGGAGACCTCTGGGATCTTCTCCAGCTCTATGATCAAGGGAGGCAACCAGGtcaacttaataaacatttattaagtactaagtTAAATGTGTTAAACAGAGGGGCCCCCAAACTAAAATACAAGTCAGGTGCTGCCCTCCAGGATCCTCCATTCCTTCACTGGGTCTCCCTCATTTCACACAATGAGATGGACCTTCTGGGGAAAATGTAGGTTCTTCTCAGGTGTCTGGGAGAAAttctttctgcttcctttttgCCCAAACAAAAGTCTAAAGAGTGTGGGTGCCAGGAGGAGGAAGGTTAGCTTGGGGAAACGTCAGCCAGAAGCCAGACCCCCAGCTTGCTCAGGCAGGGAGAGACATATTTGGGATTACATCTCCTGGGAACTCGCTACAGCTGGGCCCGGACTAATCGGGAAGGAGAATCTCGAAGGTTGGCTCTGTCAATCCATCAGTTAACAAACCCTGTGCCTGTCTGGGTCGGCAGCATCTGTACAAGGTAGGCTGGCCGAGACGCCAGGCCTCAAGTCTCCCCAAACTGCAGCCCGGCCTCCGTTTGCTGCCTCCCAGCTCCACTGCCGCATCTAGAAGAGGATTATCGGAGCTCCgcgcctcagtttctccatctgtcagTGACAGCGCGCGCGCCCGCACACCTGGGCGGAGCCAGGCCTCAGGAACTGCTGAGTCAGGAGTGGCCGAAGCCTGAGCTGGGGGCCTCGGCGGAGCACCGGGCTCAAGTGACAAGGCCAGACCGGGGACCTCGGAGGAGCCCTAGGCTCAGGATACAAGGCTGGGCCGGGTTAGGCCTCGGGTGAGTCCCGGGCTCGGGTGACAAAGCCAGGCCGGAGCCTTCGCGCCAGGCCGGAGACCTGGGTGACGGGTCAGGCCGGGCTTTGTGCTTGGGTGACAAGGCCAGGCTGAGGGCCCTGGGTTTAGGGGCCGGTGCGGGGCGGGGGTTCGCTCACTGTTTTCGCGCACGGCAGCCATGAGCTCGTCACGCACGGCCGCGTCCCCGCGGTGCTCGGGGAGGCTAAGCAGGAAGCGCAGCTGCGCGATGCGCAGGTCCGGGTTCTTGGGAAGACCCTCCTCCTCCAAGTTCTCCAGCGGCATCGCAGCGGCGGCTCCCGGGGCTCCACAACAACCAGAACAAACACCGAGGCAGTGGCGGAGCCGGGACCTCCACTGACCGCGGACGATACAGGAAGCGGAAACGGAGAGCGGCCCTACTTCCGGGCCGAACCTTGTAGCCTGCAGCGACTCCTGCAGGGAATCGCCGGGACAGCGTAGGGGCCGCTCGCTCCGCCCCGGCCCCCAGCCCCCAGGCGGAGTTAGGATAGAACTTTACCCCGCAGCCAGCTTACCTGcgctgggggtacaaagaaaagcCAACGAGTCAGTCTCTGCTTCCAGGAGCTTTCAGTCCCATTAATTCACCTTACACAAGACTCTTGCACTAGCCCCCTCCTCCTAAATCCCCTCCGAGTGGGACCCCCTAAAGGCGACAGGGCAGTCTGCCAAAAGGCAGTGCAGAAGCTACAGTCTTTTACCCCCTTGAGACTCCGCAGCTCACCTCCCAGCCTTCCTCCAGACCCAGCCCCCGACCCCACCACCTGCCCAGCCGCTGGTATCTGGGGGAGCTGCTCAGTATGTCTGGAGGGCGCCCCCGACCCCATTGCATGGAGGCTCACTCCACCCATCAGAACTGGCTCCTAGGCTTCCCTGGGAGCTTGAAGAACCAATGGCATTggccccatttttcagataagaagttaaatgacttgttcaagttcACCCAGCTAACAGCGTCGGGACAAGAGGATgtgagttccaatcctgcctttCTCCTTACTACCTCCTTGACTTATGGAAGGCATCCACTCCCCAGAAGTTGCCATCTACCAAAATGAATGGAGTCGGAAGACAAGTCATATGGCTGGAAAGGGATGGGAGAAAGAGGGGCGCGGTAGCGGTCTTGACAGTCCTAAGCATTTGGCAAATGACACCACCAACAGGTTGTACAGCTGCTATTCCTGCACAGAACAAGAATCTGGACTAGAGATGGTCTTTGAAGTGCCAAAgatttcatgatttcatttgtctTCCTAAGGCAGCAACCAAAGAGAAAGGTCATTCCAACAGATGGCGCTTTATTCATttgtctttaaaattaaattttctctgCACTTCGGACTGTCCCTCCCCCCAATCCTGTATGAAAAGAGATGATGCCTCATaaacatgaataaaaatttaCCTTTAAAAGGTCTTATTTCTTGTCTAGCATTACATAACCCTACCATGTTTTAGTGGGGTTTCTGGTAGAAATTTGACCATCAATATCTAGGTCAGTCAGtgagttaataaacatttattaaatactttctatATTCCAAGCATGCTACTTgctagaaagacaaagaaaggcaaaaagacacTCTCCAATGTCAACTCAAAAAATCCGGGAATCTGTCCTTCAGGCCAACAATTCAATTAAATTGGGGGAAGAGGGGACCCACTAATGCAGCTTGTTTACTGAGAGTGATCAGAATAAATAGATTTGATCTTGTTCCTCAGGAAGCTAGTAATGCAGTAAcgatcagacagacagacagacaaaaaaaagctcgagagagaaagagagacatagaTAAGACAGATGATACATCCCTAGAGATATAGATATGATAAGTGGATATAGATGATAATGCTAGAGAGAAAggatgatagaaagatagagatagagatttaTGACTGAGAGAGCTAGATATAGATGGTAGATATGACAGACAGACAGCTAGATGGACAGATACATATGGACagacagatgaatagatggatagatagacgggtggacagacagattgatggatggatggataaacagacagatagattaatggatggatggatggaaagacagacagattgatagatggatggacagacagacacagacagacagagatagaaatgTCCTTAAAATCATAATTCAGAAGAGACTTAGAAGAAGTATGGGACAGTAGAaaccagaaagacctgaatttgagtcCCACCTGATAtctactgtgtgatcctgagcagaTGCAATTTCTTGATGTTCTAATCAAGATTCTAAATTGCATAGAAGGTGTTGAGCTGCTTTGGCTCATGAAGGAATCCCCTGTCCCAGTAACATTGTGGATTTTATTCTCTACCCCTACACAGACAATTGTgataaaaggagaaatagagGCAACATGCTCTGAGTCCAGAGGAAGGAAAGCTCATTTCATTGCTGTAGCAGGGAATCAGGGAAGTGATTTCTCGGTGATTAAGTCTCTGAAAGCACCATTGCCTGGCATGCCCATTTCTGGGCTCCTCCTCGACTCTCCAGTTGATGGATGATGCTCACATGGATATACATACTTTGGTGTGTTTGTGAAGAAGTCAATTTCACTGGATCACAGACGTCCCCTGACTCAATAAATTTGATTAAATGCTGCCATATTTCTACTTAAGGAAATTAGAAAGTCGTTTCCAACATGTCAGAATGACAAGAGGATAGGCTTGCCTATGAGAATTGTCCTGAAGCCAAGACAGCTGGTGAAGTTTGTGTGTGAACTGACCCTTATTCTTAGAACTGGCCTTTCAGAGGCTATTAGGACAATTTGTAATGAGATCTTTGTCATCTGATGTATTTGGCTCCTAGAAGACCACTAACTGAACTGGTGCCAGAGAAGGCCCAGCTGAGGCTTGGCACCGAGAGCTtgggtgatttttaaaaactgacatCACTTCAATAGGGACTCAGCTGTCCCCCACACAGAGGATCAGGGGTATAGGTGTTCCCAGATTTCCAGCAGATGAATGAGATTTTGAGTGAGTGTAGCTTAGGTGAGGAAGCCAAAGTatgaatgaattagaaaaaagggaATTCTATTCCTAACAAAGGAGGGAACATGACTCCAGGGCATATGCAAAGAATCAAAGGCCAACTAACATTAGCCACCCAAAAAGCTCCTGTTTCTTTGTTTCATCCCCCTCCCCAAATAAGTGAATTGCACAGTATTTTTTTGTACTTATATAGGACCAggaatctagagctggaagggcctcaagaccatctagtccaacatcccTTATTGttgaaaacatttcattttgaCTATCACCCACTATTTTCATGTGTATCGTAGTTTTatgttataataattttttctttctaaataagACTATACTCATATAAATCACCTAAATTGTACCTATTGACGAGGTCCCTCCTTCCTTTGCTTGGATTGGACTTTTACCAGATCCTCCTTTTAAGCCATCTCATAATTTCCAAATCCTAATGTTCTTCTCTGATTCCATCATCCCCTGAACGCACTACCCCTGATAAActtttcagctttttaaaaatgtactgtcttcctccattagactgtaagcttcttgggggcagggacttcttttgcctttctttgtattcttagcattTGGCAAGTGCTAGGTACAGAAtgggtatttaatttttttaaaatttaccttctatcttagaatcaataatgtgtaaattggttcccaggcagaagatcagtaagggctagacaatgggtgttaagtgacttgcccaaggtcacacagttaagaagtgtttgaggtcacagttgaacctaggacatcctgtctccagacctggctctcaatccactgagcaacccagctgcccctcagtaATTAATTATTGACTGTATTTCACCCAAGGAATATCCCTCCTCAGGATCCAACAAGTCAGACAAGTTGCCTAGatctatttgttttaattttgttcttccaTCATGGAAAAgttcccttttccccctcacaCAACCAATATCCTCACTCTGACTCTCATGAACTTTCCCCTGCACCCATTTCTGCCTGTTACTCTTTCACCCtgattccagtctctcctctctccagtgAATCCTATACTCAGCTGCCAAAGCCATCTTCCTAAAGCATCTTCTGTGGCTCCCCATTAACctctaaaacaaaaatattcttctgtttgtcatttcaaAGCTTTGCAATCTGGCTCCAGACTACCCTTCCAGACTCATTTCACATTCCTCTGTTATACATTCTCTCCACTTTAAATAAAGTGGTTGGGCTCTTAGTCTTCTGATTTGGCATTTCATCTCCTGCCACCATGTTGTTCAAAGTCTGTCTCCCACATCTAGGATTCAACCTTTTGCCATAGCCTCATCGATTTCCCAAAGCCTTCAAAACTCAGGTCCATCAGCACTTCCTAAAGAAAACCTTTCTTCAACCCCTCAGCTGTTACCACCCAAACTACCcatatttccttatctgtgaaccTGCTGAATTTTCCAGTTAAATGTAAGCACTCTGAAGGCAAAGACtgctttgatttctattccttgaGCCCATCACAAGGCCACTAGTAGGTGTTAATAGTTGTTCAATCATCTCAAGTATGTCCAATCTTTGTGTCCaaatttggggttgtcttggccaAGATAtggaaatggtttgccattttcatttccagcccattttattgatgaggaaactgaaccaaatggggtgaagtgacttgcccagggtcaaacagttaagAAGCCAGATTTGGGTTCAGGAAGATGGGTGCCCTATCCCTGGTACCACTGAACTGCTTCTACCTGCTTGTAAAATAGAATGCAGATTTCTTAGGATCACAGAATCAGTGAGATCTAGAAACAGCTTTAGAAGCCAGTGAATACTTTccatcttccttttacagataaggaaacaggtgGCAAAGGTTGAGTGAGATGCTCCCCGTTGGATAACAAGTAGATatttgaatcaggatttgaacccaggtcttcctgactccagaagcAACTTTCAACGGTATCCAGCTATTTCTAAAAGGTAACACACTCATCACTAGGTTATGAGAGAAATCCAAAAGTGAACTGAAGAGATTGATTTTGAATGACAGATTGCATCCTGTAAAACGAATGGAAGGGGCAGAAAGGTGGCACAACAGAGAGAGTGTCaggctgagagtcaggaagaccccagttcaattctggctacatgaccctgggtaagtcacttgaccctgtttgtctcccttcctcatctataaaatgagctggtgaaggaaatggctccaggatctttggcaagaaaattcagatgaaatcacaaagaatcagacataactgaacaacaaaaaagat
The window above is part of the Monodelphis domestica isolate mMonDom1 chromosome 7, mMonDom1.pri, whole genome shotgun sequence genome. Proteins encoded here:
- the PSMD6 gene encoding 26S proteasome non-ATPase regulatory subunit 6; the encoded protein is MPLENLEEEGLPKNPDLRIAQLRFLLSLPEHRGDAAVRDELMAAVRENNMAPYYEALCKSLDWQMDTELLNKMKKANEEELKRLDDELEDAEKNLGESEIRDAMMAKAEYLCRIGDKEGALTAFRKTYDKTVALGHRLDIVFYLLRIGLFYMDNDLITRNTEKAKSLIEEGGDWDRRNRLKVYQGLYCVAIRDFKQAAELFLDTVSTFTSYELMDYKTFVTYTVYVSMIALERPDLREKVIKGAEILEVLHSLPTVRQYLFSLYECRYSVFFQSLAIVEQEMKKDWLFAPHYRYYVREMRIHAYSQLLESYRSLTLGYMAEAFGVGVEFIDQELSRFIAAGRLHCKIDKVNEIVETNRPDSKNWQYQETIKKGDLLLNRVQKLSRVINM